The nucleotide sequence GAGCGACGACGACCCGAACGGCAGGATCCTGCTGCTCCGCCACGGCGAGACCGAGTGGTCACGGACCGGGCGGCACACCGGACGCACCGACATCGGGCTCACCGACGACGGGCGGGCCGCCGCCGGCGCGGTGCGCGACGCCCTGGAGCTGGTCCGGCACGCGGCACCGCCGGCCCGCGTCCTCTGTTCCCCGCGCACGCGCGCGCGAGACACCGCCGCGCTCGCCGGGCTCACGGTGGACGCGATCGACGACCGGCTCGCCGAATGGGACTACGGCGACGCCGAGGGCCGCACCACGCCGCAGATCCGCGAGACGCTGCCCGGCTGGACCATCTGGAACGGCCCGTGGCCGGGCGGCGAGACACCGGACGACGTGTGTGTCCGGGCCGACGCCGTGCTCGCCGAGTCGCGTGCCCTGCTCGGCGACGGCGACGTGATCCTGGTCGGGCACGGCCACTTCTCCCGGGTGCTGACCGCGCGCTGGATCGGGCTGCCCGCCACCGGTGGGGTGCACGTCGCGATGGATCCGGCCGGGGTGACGGTCCTCGGGTTCGAGCGCGGGGTCCCGCGCCTCGACCACGTCAACCAGCGCCCGACCCGGAGCGAGCGGTGAGCGGCGTCCGCCCCGCCGGCCCCGGTGATGTCCCGGCCGTCGTGCGGCTGGTGCACGAGCTCGCCGAGTACGAGAAGGCCGCCGACGAGTGCCTGCTCACGGGCGACCAGCTGCACACCGCGCTGTTCGGCCGGGACCCGTCGGCCACCGCACTGGTCGCAACCACCGGCGACGGCACGGTGGTGGGCACCGCGATCTGGTTCCGCACCTTCTCCACCTGGGAGGGGGTCGCCGGGATGCACCTGGAGGACCTCTACGTCTCCCCCGCGCACCGCGGTGACGGGCACGGCCTGCGACTGCTCGCAGCGCTGGCCGCCGAGTGCACGCGGCGCGGCTGGGCCCGGCTGGAGTGGAACGTGCTCGACTGGAACGCCCCGGCGATCGGCTTCTACCGCTCCATCGGCGCCGGGCCGAACGAGGGCTGGACCACCTACCGGCTCACCGACGGCCCGCTCGCGGCGCTCGCCCAGCGGTCCGGCTAGCTCCCGGGCTCGTCCTCGCCCAGCGCCCAGCGCCGGGACTGCTCGCTGATCAGCATCATGAAGGTGAACAGCACGAGGAGCCCGCAGACGATGCCCCAGAGCAGCTGCCGGGACGGCCCGAGCAGGCTGTACACGACCGGGAGCAGCAGCAGCTGCACCACGATCGCCGGGGTGCGGCAACCGTGCAGCCCACGGATCAGGCCGTACCCGATGCCGACGACGGCGCCGCCCATCAGCAGGAAGATCCCGGACTCGGCGAGGCCGTAGTACAGCCGGGGGCCGCCGGCCTCGACGGCCCGCACCCCCAGCACGACGGCGACGACCACGCCGACGATCCCCTGCAGGGCGACAAGCAGGCCGGACACCTTCACGTTCTCCGGAACGCGCGGCGCGGCGGGGACGTCGTTGCGCTGCTCCTCGGCCACAGCCCGAGGATAAGCAGTGTCAACCGCCCGGCCCCGCCGGGGAGCCAACCGCCCCGGCACCGCCGGGGAGCCAACCGCCCGGCACCGCCGGGAACCGACCGCCCGGCCCCGCCGGGGAGCACCGGTCGTTACAGTCGGCCCGTGCGCGCGCTGCTCGTGGTCAACCCGCAGGCCACGTCGACGACGGCAGCCGGGCGGGACGTACTGACCAAGGCGCTCGCCAGCGAGCTGAAGCTGGACGTGCTGCAGACCCGCTACCGGGGGCACGCCGCGGAGGCCACCGCGTCGGCCGTCGCCGACGGGGTCGAGCTGGTGGTGGCGCTCGGCGGCGACGGCACGGTCAACGAGGTCGTCAACGGGCTGCTGGCCGCACAGACCGGCACCGGGAGCGGACCGCCCCGCCCCGACCCGGACGCCACCGCGATGCTGGCCGTGGTGCCCGGCGGCTCGGCGAACGTCTTCGCCCGTGCGCTGGAGATGCCGCGCGACCCGGTCGAGGCGACCGGCCACGTGCTGAGCGCGCTCGCCGCACGGCGCCGCAGGCTGGTGGGCCTGGGCCACGCCGACGACCGGTGGTTCACCTTCAACGCCGGCATGGGCTGGGACGCCGAGGTCGTCGCCGCCGTGGAGCGGGCCAGGGCCCAGGGCCACGAGGCCAGCCCCGGCCGGTATGCGCTCACCGCGATCCGCCAGTACCTGGCGCAGCTGCACCGACCACCGTCGATGACGGTGCAGATCCCGGGGGCGGCACCGCTGGGCGGCGTGCGGCTGGCGTTCGTCTCGAACACCGACCCGTGGACCTACCTCTCCGGCCGCGCGGTCCGGACGAACCCGCGCTCGTCGTTCGGCAGCGGACTCGGGCTGTTCGCGCTGACCGGCCTGAGCCCCAGGACGATCGCGGCCACGCTGCGTCAGATGCTGGCTGCCGACGGTGACCCGCACGGCAAGCACGTCGTGCGGCACGACGCGGTCCCCCAGGTCAGGATCACCTCCGATCGCCCCCTCGCGTTGCAGCTGGACGGCGACCACCTGGGCGAGCGGACCGACGTGGAATTCCTGAGCGTGCCGGGAGCGTTACGCGTCGTCGTATGAGAGGGGCGGTTCGTCGCGCCCTGTGCGGGCGCTCTCACACGCCGGAGTGAGCAACCCCGCCATTCACCGATGTGAGCGGACCGTCGGTCCCGTTGGGGCTTACACCAGCCCAAACCGGTGATCCAAGGTGGTCCCTACGCAAGCGGGAGACCCCAGGCAACGCCGCCAGGGGGGTGTCGGGTACTACACGGGATTCGGGTGGCCGTTTCCGTGTCCGCCAGGGACACTGGTTCGAGGAACCGGCCCGTTGTTGGAAGTTCGGGGCACCGGTCTGTCGTGCGGGAGTGGCTATGAGGCCGCTCACGTATCCGAAAGGCAGTTTCCCGTTGAGGACCGCCGGAGCTCGTGAAAGTATTCACAAGCTCCGAAACACGGACGTAACAGATGACGATCGGCGCGACCCCGATCGCGCACCAGAGGAGAAAGTAATCATGGACTGGCGTCACGACGCGATCTGCCGCGACGAGGACCCGGAGCTGTTCTTCCCGGTTGGCACCAGCGGCCCCGCCCTGATGCAGATCGCCGAGGCGAAGAGCGTGTGCCGGCGCTGCCCGGTCACCGAGTCGTGCCTGCAGTGGGCCCTCGAGTCCGGCCAGGACG is from Pseudonocardia autotrophica and encodes:
- a CDS encoding diacylglycerol/lipid kinase family protein; its protein translation is MRALLVVNPQATSTTAAGRDVLTKALASELKLDVLQTRYRGHAAEATASAVADGVELVVALGGDGTVNEVVNGLLAAQTGTGSGPPRPDPDATAMLAVVPGGSANVFARALEMPRDPVEATGHVLSALAARRRRLVGLGHADDRWFTFNAGMGWDAEVVAAVERARAQGHEASPGRYALTAIRQYLAQLHRPPSMTVQIPGAAPLGGVRLAFVSNTDPWTYLSGRAVRTNPRSSFGSGLGLFALTGLSPRTIAATLRQMLAADGDPHGKHVVRHDAVPQVRITSDRPLALQLDGDHLGERTDVEFLSVPGALRVVV
- a CDS encoding histidine phosphatase family protein — translated: MVSDDDPNGRILLLRHGETEWSRTGRHTGRTDIGLTDDGRAAAGAVRDALELVRHAAPPARVLCSPRTRARDTAALAGLTVDAIDDRLAEWDYGDAEGRTTPQIRETLPGWTIWNGPWPGGETPDDVCVRADAVLAESRALLGDGDVILVGHGHFSRVLTARWIGLPATGGVHVAMDPAGVTVLGFERGVPRLDHVNQRPTRSER
- a CDS encoding GNAT family N-acetyltransferase; translation: MSGVRPAGPGDVPAVVRLVHELAEYEKAADECLLTGDQLHTALFGRDPSATALVATTGDGTVVGTAIWFRTFSTWEGVAGMHLEDLYVSPAHRGDGHGLRLLAALAAECTRRGWARLEWNVLDWNAPAIGFYRSIGAGPNEGWTTYRLTDGPLAALAQRSG
- a CDS encoding WhiB family transcriptional regulator → MDWRHDAICRDEDPELFFPVGTSGPALMQIAEAKSVCRRCPVTESCLQWALESGQDAGVWGGMSEDERRALKRRSTRPRAHTA